One genomic window of uncultured delta proteobacterium includes the following:
- a CDS encoding hypothetical protein (Evidence 5 : No homology to any previously reported sequences), whose amino-acid sequence MCSWRLLVPFDVAGMPRGRAGEITKGSAGRGVLECIYKTNYDYRGNKKLVWAKMRHFFLTLCNFPAMARNGFDSLRFSGTPPSGRTLLWCMAPTEEAA is encoded by the coding sequence TTGTGCTCATGGCGCCTCCTGGTGCCGTTTGACGTTGCCGGTATGCCGCGCGGCCGGGCCGGAGAGATCACAAAAGGCTCGGCGGGTCGCGGGGTCTTAGAATGTATCTATAAAACAAATTATGATTATCGGGGAAATAAAAAATTAGTCTGGGCTAAGATGCGTCATTTTTTTTTAACTTTGTGCAATTTTCCGGCAATGGCGCGGAATGGCTTTGATTCCCTGCGCTTTTCTGGTACACCTCCGAGTGGAAGGACCCTTTTGTGGTGCATGGCGCCGACCGAGGAGGCCGCATGA
- a CDS encoding hypothetical protein (Evidence 5 : No homology to any previously reported sequences): MTNTPQAGPIITSTGDVWEKYLHYGVRRAYPANHTLLHPGERSDLIYYIQSGEVLISTYASPESLSRLFILRGKSLLGLIGMFTQNASMVSWLTLEPCVCYLFTKKDIYEKLPRELLLNMLEQLGAMSSSMTRRFAHGNTKRLDVRLARLLVHLADACPKADAQPPGGLVVTPSVTQEMASDLLGMHPVTMNRLLAALRAEGILGRFTKKKLEVLDFKRLVEYAEGNQP; encoded by the coding sequence ATGACGAACACGCCGCAAGCCGGGCCGATTATCACCAGTACCGGCGATGTTTGGGAAAAATACCTGCATTACGGCGTCAGGCGCGCGTATCCGGCCAACCACACCCTGCTGCACCCGGGGGAACGATCCGATCTGATTTATTACATCCAGTCCGGCGAAGTGCTTATTTCCACGTATGCGTCGCCGGAAAGCCTGAGCCGCCTTTTCATCCTGCGCGGCAAATCCCTGCTCGGCCTTATCGGCATGTTCACGCAGAACGCGTCAATGGTTTCCTGGCTGACCCTGGAACCCTGCGTCTGCTATCTTTTCACCAAAAAAGACATTTACGAAAAACTCCCCCGCGAGCTGCTCCTGAACATGCTGGAGCAGCTCGGCGCGATGAGCAGTTCCATGACGCGGCGGTTCGCCCACGGCAACACGAAGCGTCTGGACGTCAGGCTGGCCCGCCTTCTGGTGCATCTGGCGGACGCCTGCCCCAAGGCGGATGCGCAACCGCCCGGCGGCCTTGTGGTAACGCCGAGCGTGACCCAGGAAATGGCCAGCGATCTTTTGGGCATGCACCCGGTGACCATGAACCGGCTCCTTGCCGCGTTGCGGGCCGAAGGGATTCTCGGCCGGTTCACCAAAAAAAAGCTCGAGGTGCTGGATTTCAAACGCCTCGTGGAATACGCGGAGGGCAACCAGCCGTGA
- a CDS encoding conserved membrane hypothetical protein (Evidence 4 : Homologs of previously reported genes of unknown function), with amino-acid sequence MSTSQNTLGNPPAGGRAENVNKKAPLAVYAQWALAVLIPLAVYAGCSAGGLPVKQTLFFTLTSSALVLWALGLMSDTFVAIALPIFYIVLQVGKPNQILNSWMSSVGWIVVGGLVFANMMMRTGLAKRLAIWALYITRGSFNRLLWGILLAGFVICPAIPSIMGKAALISVVCIGICEALSLERQSKAASAVVLAGFIGIATSKIGLLTGAADITMYVGQMAQVMGKPVSWGEYFLHNFPLSCIYGVLSLLTLILVLRPKMDQDSTAYVTKAHAELGPMDTGEKKTGTLILLLILLLLTDRFHGLDAGWIIIMLSFVAFIPAVGLMNESIFQKMSLASVFFVVGCMSIGSAAKASGADKMLVDAIAPLFKGQSGLTSMLLGYLAGSAMNLLLTPLAAFSAMTVPLTELALEVGVSPIPVMYAFSYGLEQYIFPYEYAVLLFFYATGWVNLRHIMLVFFVRFIVAFVLLAAVAYPYWSMLGVFDPIVK; translated from the coding sequence ATGAGCACAAGCCAGAACACCCTAGGCAATCCCCCCGCGGGCGGTCGCGCGGAAAACGTTAACAAAAAAGCGCCGCTTGCGGTGTATGCGCAATGGGCGCTGGCGGTGCTCATCCCCCTGGCCGTCTATGCCGGGTGTTCCGCGGGCGGGCTGCCGGTCAAGCAGACGCTCTTTTTCACGCTGACGTCCTCGGCCCTCGTGCTCTGGGCGCTCGGCCTCATGAGCGATACCTTTGTGGCCATCGCCCTGCCCATCTTCTATATCGTGCTCCAGGTAGGAAAACCCAACCAGATCCTCAATTCCTGGATGTCGTCCGTGGGCTGGATCGTGGTGGGCGGCCTCGTTTTCGCCAACATGATGATGCGCACGGGGCTGGCCAAACGCCTCGCCATCTGGGCGCTGTACATCACCAGGGGGTCCTTCAACCGGCTGCTCTGGGGCATCCTGCTGGCGGGCTTCGTCATCTGCCCGGCCATCCCGTCCATCATGGGCAAGGCCGCGCTCATCTCCGTCGTCTGCATTGGCATCTGCGAGGCGCTGAGCCTTGAACGGCAGAGCAAGGCGGCCTCGGCCGTCGTCCTGGCCGGGTTCATCGGCATCGCCACGTCCAAGATCGGCCTCCTGACCGGGGCCGCGGACATCACCATGTACGTCGGCCAGATGGCGCAGGTCATGGGCAAGCCGGTCAGCTGGGGCGAATATTTCCTGCACAACTTCCCCCTTTCCTGTATTTACGGCGTGCTGAGCCTTCTGACGCTGATCCTCGTGCTCCGGCCCAAAATGGATCAGGATTCCACCGCCTACGTGACAAAAGCCCACGCCGAGCTCGGCCCCATGGACACCGGCGAAAAAAAGACCGGCACGCTGATCCTTCTCCTGATCCTGCTCCTCCTCACGGACCGCTTCCACGGCCTGGACGCGGGGTGGATCATCATCATGCTGTCCTTTGTGGCCTTCATCCCGGCGGTGGGCCTTATGAACGAAAGCATCTTCCAGAAGATGTCCCTCGCCTCGGTCTTTTTCGTGGTGGGGTGCATGAGCATCGGCTCCGCGGCCAAGGCCTCGGGCGCGGACAAGATGCTGGTCGACGCCATCGCGCCCTTGTTCAAGGGGCAGTCCGGCCTGACCTCCATGCTGCTCGGCTACCTCGCGGGCTCGGCCATGAACCTCCTGCTCACGCCGCTCGCCGCCTTCTCCGCCATGACAGTCCCGCTCACGGAACTGGCCCTTGAGGTCGGGGTGAGCCCCATCCCGGTCATGTACGCTTTCTCCTACGGGCTCGAGCAGTACATCTTCCCTTATGAATACGCCGTGCTGCTGTTCTTCTACGCCACCGGCTGGGTGAACCTCCGGCACATCATGCTGGTCTTTTTCGTGCGCTTCATCGTCGCCTTCGTCCTCCTGGCGGCGGTCGCCTACCCCTATTGGAGCATGCTGGGCGTATTCGATCCGATAGTGAAATAG